One Palaemon carinicauda isolate YSFRI2023 chromosome 5, ASM3689809v2, whole genome shotgun sequence DNA window includes the following coding sequences:
- the LOC137640816 gene encoding uncharacterized protein: protein MYLETEYYKGTVKLAIVDSLPFPGIDMLFANDLVLHDEANYFPILSVTELEDDRYLDVSVCEPTSVITRSRAREIDLDNVNLNFDDINGQTTDTMTSSCSNSSSKNILFNDVEWEVEVLKEAQANEFSNFDDSNFDVDVDDLSKPVFLKEGGLVYRVSRSVNAPADQAEVRKQLVIPERYRSKLLISAHENNLAGHFGVKKTFQKLSEHFFWPGMRRDVKRHVLSCKVCQLVGKPNQKIPKAPLIPIPSVGEPFREVIIDVVGPLPRTREGHEYILTMVDRMSRFPEAVPLRSIRGEEIFEALVGFFTRFCIPKIIQSDYGMNFTSCEWDKEIPYALFEIRSTPNETLGFSPFQLIFGHCVRGPLDVVREHWEGKTADMNVLHYLSNLQEKLHRAWTFARENLTKAQATMKTNYDVGTQMRHFDPGHRVLVLLPMPGNPLKARFSGPWKVLKKLNNVNYLIETPERRRKTQICHINVLKPFVSREVVVDVEPVSLVEVEVDPMVDIKLSVGPDGLSNNSNILNNLDVKFQHLEKDKATSLTMLINGYKDLFQDVPGRTNILENDVDVGEASPIKQSPYRLNPFKRDIVKDEVKYMLDHGLVEPSFSPWSSPVVLVKKEGGEHRLCFDYRKVNSLTKTDSFPLPRVVDCIDRVGSAKYISKFDLLKGYWQVGLSPRARKISAFVTVDGLYECKVMSFGMKNAAATFQRLMNFITCDLEGCIVYIDDLIIYSEDWETHLKRIRALFEILRKAGLVVNLRKSDFAQAKVIYLGHEIGLATDASDVGLGAVLIQRLLDGTTHTLAYFSKKLLPAERKYSTVEKEALCLVKALLHFEVYLSSSPAPIDEYNLNIRHISGKSNVVPDTLSRAFEKE, encoded by the exons ATGTATCTAGAAACTGAGTATTACAAGGGAACGGTAAAACTGGCGATTGTCGACAGTTTACCTTTTCCCGGTATTGACATGTtatttgctaatgatttggtgTTGCATGACGAAGCAAATTATTTCCCAATTTTGAGTGTTACAGAGTTAGAGGATGATAGGTATTTAGATGTTTCTGTATGTGAACCTACCTCGGTTATTACTCGTTCTCGTGCTCGAGAGATTGATCTCGATAATGTTAATTTAAACTTTGATGATATTAATGgacagacgactgacacaatgacgagtagttgtagtaatagtagtagtaaaaatattttgtttaatgatgtTGAATGGGAGGTTGAGGTTTTAAAAGAAGcccaagcaaatgagttttctaattttgatgattctaattttgatgttgatgttgatgatttaTCAAAACCTGTTTTTCTTAAAGAAGGTGGTTTGGTGTACAGAGTCAGTAGGTCAGTTAATGCACCTGCTGATCAGGCTGAGGTTAGGAAACAATTGGTAATTCCAGAACGATACCGTTCTAAGTTGTTAATTTCAGCACATGAGAATAACCTTGCTGGACATTTCGGGGTCAAGAAGACATTCCAGAAACTCTCTGAACATTTTTTCTGGCCTGGAATGCGTCGTGATgtaaagagacacgtattatcttgtaagGTATGTCAACTCGTGGGGAAGCCAAATCAGAAAATTCCAaaagctcctttaattcctattccGTCAGTGGGGGAACCTTTCAGGGAGGTgattattgatgtggtaggtcctttaccgcGGACACGCgagggacatgaatatattttgactatggtTGATAGGATGTCACGATTCCCTGAGGCTGTCCCACTGCGGAGTATTAGAGGGGAGGAAATATTTGAGGCACTGGTTGGCTTCTTTACGAGATTTTGTATTCCCAAAATTATTCAAAGTGACTATGGTATGAACTTTACAA GTTGTGAATGGGACAAAGAGATCCCTTACGCTTTATTTGAAATCAGGTCAACACCTAATGAGactttgggtttttctccctttcaGCTTATATTTGGACATTGTGTTCGTGGTCCATTGGATGTTGTGAGGGAACACTGGGAGGGAAAAACCGCAGATATGAATGTATTACACTATTTATCTAATTTACAGGAGAAACTTCATAGAGCTTGGACCTTTGCCCGGGAAAATTTAACAAAGGCTCAAGCTACTATGAAAACAAATTATGACGTTGGTACCCAGATGAGACATTTTGATCCAGGACACAGGGTCTTGGTACTACTTCCCATGCCTGGGAATCCACTCAAGGCTcgtttctcaggtccgtggaaggtactTAAGAAACTGAATAATGTTAATTACCTTATTGAGACGCCTGAAAGACGTCGAAAAACCCAAATTTGTCACATTAATGTGTTAAAACCTTTTGTTAGTAGAGAAGTAGTGGTAGATGTAGAACCAGTGTCACTGGTAGAGGTAGAAGTAGATCCTATGGTAGACATTAAGTTATCTGTGGGACCTGATGGTCTGTCCAACAATTCAAATATTCTTAATAACCTTGATGTTAAATTTCAGCACCTGGAAAAGGACAAAGCAACGTCCTTAACAATGTTAATTAATGgttataaagatttatttcaggATGTACCAGGACGGACTAACATTTTGGAAAACGATGTTGATGTAGGGGAGGCAAGCCCTATCAAACAGAGTCCGTATAGGTTGAATCCTTTCAAAAGGGACATCGTTAAAGACGAAGtaaagtatatgctggaccacgggCTGGTAGAACCCAGTTTTAGTCCCTGGAGCTCTCCTGTGGTACTGGTTAAAAAGGAGGGTGGCGAGCATAGACTCTGCTTTGATTATCGTAAGGTTAACTCTCTTACAAAGacagattctttccctttgcctcgggTGGTAGATTGTATTGACCGTGTTGGATCTgctaaatacattagcaaatttgatttgttgaagggctactggcaggtcggtctttctCCCAGGGCAAggaaaatttctgcatttgtgacagTTGACGGACTGTATGAGTGTAAAGTTATGTCATTCGGTATGAAAAATGCAgccgccacctttcagagactCATGAATTTTATTACTTGTGATTTAGAAGGCTGTATAGTATATATTGATGACTTAATCATTTATAGCGAAGATTGGGAGACACATCTAAAGAGAATTAGAGCTCTCTTTGAGATTCTGAGAAAGGCTGGTTTGGTGGTTAATTTAAGGAAGAGCGATTTTGCACAGGCCAAGGTAATTTATCTTGGGCACGAGATAGGCCTGG CCACAGATGCTAGTGATGTAGGTTTAGGTGCTGTCCTTATTCAAAGACTTCTCGATGGAACGACTCATACTCTGGCGTATTTCTCTAAGAAGCTATTACCAGCGGAGAGGAAGTACTCGACCGTGGAGAAGGAAGCCTTGTGTTTAGTTAAAGCCCTCCTCCACTTTGAAGTATACCTGTCGTCATCTCCAGCTCCAATAGAT GAATATAACCTTAATATAcgacacatctctggcaaaagtaatgttgtcCCCGATACTTTATCGAGAGCCTTCGAGAAGGAGTAA